The Pontibacter sp. SGAir0037 DNA segment GACCTATCTTATCGCATAGCCAGCCTATCGCCAGGCGGGCCAGAATAGTAATAGCCACCGAAGAAATAATAATGTTGCCAATCTCAGATTTGGAAAGATGCAGTTCTTCCCGTACAACTGCCATTAGCGGAGCAATGCCAAACCAACCAAAGAAGCAGAGGAAAAACGCCAGCCAGGAAAGATGGAACGTACGCATCTGAATGGTTTTCAGGCTAAAAAGATTAATCGAAGTTGCCTTGCCGTTTGAAACTTTCATCATGATGTGATCTGGTTTTAGGTTATTTGAGGTTTAAATAATTTAGTCTGTCACAAGTATCTGCTGCAGATACAAGAAGGAGAAGCTGGAGATTCTGCTTTAATCCTGCTCAGCTCATTAAAACCGGAAGCAGGAATAAATTTAAGGTTACCCCCCTGGGCAGTACATGTGCATTGCCCAACGAATGGATTTAAAGAAGTAGGATACCGCCAGCTTTTCCTGCAACCTGTTCGTGTCGCAGAACAAATTCAAAAACCCTCCACCTGATGAACAGTTCACCTGAGCAGTGAAACCGGGCACGGTTTACAGCGGCTAGTGTCCTCCGCCCTTCATCATCTTGCGGGCATGAAATACAGCTGGCAGTATGGCTTCTAAAGACTCCCGGACACCATTCGAGCTGCCCGGTAAGGTTACAACCAGGGTATGTCCTATGGCCCCTGCCACACCACGGCTCATCATGGCAAGTGGCGTACGCATTTGCCCGTGTACCCGTATAGCTTCTGCTATACCATCGGCATCTCTTTCCAGCATTTCCTTTACAGCACTTACCGTATTGTCCCGGGGGCCTAAACCGGTACCGCCTGTCGTAAAAATGAACTGAACATCTTCCTCCACCCACTTCTTGATTTGCTGCTGTATCTGCGCTTTATCGTCGGGCAAAACGAGGTAATGCTTTACTTCCGCATTCACCTCTTCCAGCATCTGCATGATTATTTTGCCGCTGTTGTCTTCACGCTCACCGGCAGCAGTAGAATCGGAGCATACCAGCACGGCACATACAGGCGGTGTATTAAAATACTTTTTCTTTTTCTGCTCCAGCGCCCTCAGCTGTCCGATTTCCAGCTGTGCATCAACTGTCTTCAGCAGGTCAAACAGCTCCAGGGCTGCTACCGACACCGCAGTAAGTACTTCTGTTTCTATTCCTGCACGCCCTATGGCCTTGCCCACTGCCTTTATCAGAATCCCGCTTCGCTGCAGCACCCCTTCTTCCAGTATACCCTTATGCAGCTCTTCCTGTAGCGTTTCGAACTCCAGTTGCAGGCTGTCGAGCTGTATGGCATGGCGTTGTGGCAGTAGTTGCGGGGTAGCTTTTGCACCTATAAAACCTGCCGCTCTGGCTAAGCTAAAAGGACTACCACCAGGCAACCCTCCTTGCTCCAGGAGTGCAATAGTTTCTGCGGTACAGAACACTACGCCAATGGCTTGTGCTGTTTGCAAGGCAGTAGATTGAGACGTTAAATCGTGCATGAGTTCCTGTTTAGTAATAACCTGTTTCTTTTCTGCCAGCTAAAGTAGCAGAAATGTTATTACTATATGCCAATGTATACTTCATCTCCTACTACTTTTACCGGGTAGGTTTTAATCTGATAATCTTCCCCCGACAAGCATTCGCCGGAAAGCAGCGAGAAGGTTTTCTTATGAAAAGGGCAGGCTACTTTCGGTTCGCAGGTGTCGCCGGAGCTGCCAATCATGCCCCGCGAAAGCACCATCTGCTGCTTATGCGGACATAGATTCTGTGTAGCATACCATGTTCCGCGCCTGCTAAAATTATAGATGGCGATCTGCTCATCGTTATGTTTTACACAAGCACCGCCATTCTCAGGCACATCGTCTGTCTTACAGACAAGTACCCAGTCTACGGATGTTAAAACTTCTACTTCCATAATTGTTTCTGATTTAAAACTTTATAGAATCTGGTTATTTACTACCTTCTAATTTATCACTTGGCGCAGCTAATTACCACTCCGTTGCTTTTACCTGTTCCCGCATCAATTCAAACTTCACGTTCGGATCCTTTTCGCGGGGAGCATTCACAAAGTGTACAAAACGCTTCCGCAGCTCCGGGTTCTGCACCACCTCTTTCCACTCGCAATGGTAGTTGTTAATAAGCAGTTGCATTTCCTTCTCCAGTTGCTCACTTATACCTAAGCTGTCGTTTATGATTACATTTTTAAGGTAGCTCATGCCGCCTTCCATTTTATTGAGCCAGGTGGCGGTACGGGTAAGGGCATCAGCTGTTTTAATATAGAACATCAGGAACCTGTCGAGGTATTTAAGGCAAGTATCTTTATCAATGTCAGAGGCTAACAATTGCGCATGCTGCGGCTTGGAGCCACCATTTCCACACACGTACAGGTTCCAGCCCTTGTCGGTGGCTATTATGCCAAAGTCTTTCGATTGTGCTTCGGCACACTCTCTTATGCAGCCGCTTACACCTCCTTTGATTTTATGCGGAGCACGGATGCCTTTATAACGATCTTCTACCTCAATGGCAAAGGAAACGCTGTCGTGCAGGCCGAAGCGGCACCAGGTGCTGCCCACGCAGCTTTTCACAGTCCGCAGGGCTTTGCCATAGGCATGCCCGCTCTCAAATCCGGCCTCAATCAGCTCTTCCCAGATGTCGGGCAGGTCGCTTAAATGCGCCCCAAACATATCAATTCTTTGCCCGCCTGTTATCTTGGTATAGAGGCCGTATTTCTTGGCTACCTGCCCGATCACAATCAGTTTATCCGGTGTTATTTCCCCTCCCGGTATGCGCGGCACCACCGAATATGTACCGCCTTTCTGTATGTTGGCCAGGTAACGGTCATTGCTATCCTGGATGGTTTGCTGCCTTACAATCACATCGTTCCAGAGGCTGGAGAGGATACTGGCTACAGCAGGTTTGCATACCTCACAGCCATCCCCTTTCCCGAATACATCCAGGGCTTCATCATATGTTATAATGCTATTCAGCTTTAACAGATCAAATAACTCCTGTCTTGAAAAATCGAAGTGTTCGCAAATTGTATTCTTGATATAGGAACCGTTTGCTTTCAGGGTATCGTTTAGGAGATCCTTCACCAGAGGCACACATCCCCCACAGCAGGTACCCGCTTTGGTATGCTTTTTAATCTCCTCCAGGTTGGTAGCACCTCCCTCTGTTACAGCTGCGCAGATGGCACCTTTCGAAACAGCTTCACAGGAGCAGATCAGGGCCTCATCCGGAAGGCTCATAACGCCTGCACCACCGGCAAACTCCCCTCCCCTTGCTCCTAACACCAAGTCTTCTGGGTTAGGGGGAAGCACAAGTTTGTTGTTGACCGTCTGCAACAGCATATTATAGGCTTCTGCTTCGCCTATCAGTACACCTCCCAACAAGTATTTGCCGTCGTTGGAAATATTAATGCGCTTATAAACACCTTTGTGCCTGTCTTCGAAAACAATAGACCTGCTATCGGGTTCCGACACAAACGGATCACCAAAGCTGGCAACGTCCACACCAATCAGTTTCAGTTTAGTGCTCATGTCGTAACCGGTAAAATTCCGCTTACCTGCACATATGGTAGTAGCCGCCACTTCTGCCATATCATAGCCCGGCGCCACCAGTCCATAGATCATCCCATCATACAAAGCACACTCACCTATCGCAAAAATGTGCTTATCACTGGTCTGCATCTTCTCATTTACCACAATGCCGCCACGTAAGCCCGTCTCCAATCCTGCCAGCTTTGCCAGCTCGTCGCGTGGTCTGATGCCAGCCGATATTACCAGCATATCCACCTCCAGCAAAGTATCATCGGTAAACTGCAGCCCGGTAATCTTATTTTCTCCTGCTATACACTTAGTGCTTTTCTGAAGGTGCATTTGCAGGCCAAGCGCCTCCAGCTTTGCCTGCAGCATGGCACTGCCCGCCGAGTCGATCTGGCGTGGCATCAGGCGAGGGGCAAACTCCACCACATGCGCTTCCTGTATTCCTAAATCAAGTAATGCCTTGGCGGCTTCCAGTCCTAGAAGTCCTCCTCCCAGCACAGCTCCATTCTTAGCCGACCCGGCATATTTCTGTATCATTTCCAGATCTTCAATGGTACGGTACACAAAAACACCGTCTTTTTCCACTCCAGGTATATCAGGCACAAAGGCAGCGGAACCAGTCGCAAACACCAGGTAATCGTAGGGCTGGACTACTCCTTTTAAAGAGTGCACCATTTTTTCTGTTCTGTTTATCTCCTGCACGGTATCTCCCAGGTAAAGCGTGATGCCTTTTTCCTGGTACCAGTTTTCTGAAGAAAGTGAGAGATCTTCCGCAGACTTGCCATTAAAATACTCGCTTAAATGCACGCGGTCGTAAGCCCGGCGAGGCTCTTCTCCAAAAACCACAATGTTAAAGTCAGCTGTTCTGGCGGTTAGTTTTTCACAAAACTTATATCCTACCATGCCATTTCCTATAACAACTATTGTCTGACGGTGCTGTGCCATAATTATAAATACTTAATGTTAATCTATTCTTTAAATAACTCCAGCAGAACCTACTACAATATACCCTGCTTTAACCTAGCTTTCTTCGAACAATACAAAACCTGTTAGTATGCACTCACTCTTAAAGGCTCTTAATTTACTTATGGCATTTTTGCACTTTAAACAGCATATATACCTAATGTTAAAATTATCATTTTAAGTAATGCCCCTATATATTTCAGGGGTTATTACTTAATTTTACCATAAACATAATAGACACACCCTACAATAGCAAGGGGGGTATGTTAATTTTTTACGTATTTAATTATCAATTCGATATCAAAACATATACCCACTTAACTATTTTATAAATATATTTCAACTGTTGCTTTTCAAACACATACTTAAGTAATTTTACTTTATCTGTTAAAAATGCTTGGAACTGGCTTTTAACTAATTTTTATATTCTTAACTTATTAGCTCCTGCTTGAAAAATTTATATCAGAAAAAAAGTGCAGGCAAAAACCCATTAATAGCTTATGTGCAGAATGAACGGGAAAGGAATCTGAACAATATATGTTATTGTCAGCAACTGCACTGCCGGCAGTCAGAGCTATCATTTTAGGTTGTGCCCTCTGTGCTCTTGTATGCGAAGCGATGTAATATGAACTGCCAACAGACTGTACGCTGGTCTGTAAGCAACAGTAAACCAGCACAAATAGGCAG contains these protein-coding regions:
- the moaCB gene encoding bifunctional molybdenum cofactor biosynthesis protein MoaC/MoaB produces the protein MHDLTSQSTALQTAQAIGVVFCTAETIALLEQGGLPGGSPFSLARAAGFIGAKATPQLLPQRHAIQLDSLQLEFETLQEELHKGILEEGVLQRSGILIKAVGKAIGRAGIETEVLTAVSVAALELFDLLKTVDAQLEIGQLRALEQKKKKYFNTPPVCAVLVCSDSTAAGEREDNSGKIIMQMLEEVNAEVKHYLVLPDDKAQIQQQIKKWVEEDVQFIFTTGGTGLGPRDNTVSAVKEMLERDADGIAEAIRVHGQMRTPLAMMSRGVAGAIGHTLVVTLPGSSNGVRESLEAILPAVFHARKMMKGGGH
- the nirD gene encoding nitrite reductase small subunit NirD, producing MEVEVLTSVDWVLVCKTDDVPENGGACVKHNDEQIAIYNFSRRGTWYATQNLCPHKQQMVLSRGMIGSSGDTCEPKVACPFHKKTFSLLSGECLSGEDYQIKTYPVKVVGDEVYIGI
- the nirB gene encoding nitrite reductase large subunit NirB, which translates into the protein MAQHRQTIVVIGNGMVGYKFCEKLTARTADFNIVVFGEEPRRAYDRVHLSEYFNGKSAEDLSLSSENWYQEKGITLYLGDTVQEINRTEKMVHSLKGVVQPYDYLVFATGSAAFVPDIPGVEKDGVFVYRTIEDLEMIQKYAGSAKNGAVLGGGLLGLEAAKALLDLGIQEAHVVEFAPRLMPRQIDSAGSAMLQAKLEALGLQMHLQKSTKCIAGENKITGLQFTDDTLLEVDMLVISAGIRPRDELAKLAGLETGLRGGIVVNEKMQTSDKHIFAIGECALYDGMIYGLVAPGYDMAEVAATTICAGKRNFTGYDMSTKLKLIGVDVASFGDPFVSEPDSRSIVFEDRHKGVYKRINISNDGKYLLGGVLIGEAEAYNMLLQTVNNKLVLPPNPEDLVLGARGGEFAGGAGVMSLPDEALICSCEAVSKGAICAAVTEGGATNLEEIKKHTKAGTCCGGCVPLVKDLLNDTLKANGSYIKNTICEHFDFSRQELFDLLKLNSIITYDEALDVFGKGDGCEVCKPAVASILSSLWNDVIVRQQTIQDSNDRYLANIQKGGTYSVVPRIPGGEITPDKLIVIGQVAKKYGLYTKITGGQRIDMFGAHLSDLPDIWEELIEAGFESGHAYGKALRTVKSCVGSTWCRFGLHDSVSFAIEVEDRYKGIRAPHKIKGGVSGCIRECAEAQSKDFGIIATDKGWNLYVCGNGGSKPQHAQLLASDIDKDTCLKYLDRFLMFYIKTADALTRTATWLNKMEGGMSYLKNVIINDSLGISEQLEKEMQLLINNYHCEWKEVVQNPELRKRFVHFVNAPREKDPNVKFELMREQVKATEW